From a region of the uncultured Desulfatiglans sp. genome:
- the yfhQ gene encoding putative A/G-specific adenine glycosylase YfhQ (Evidence 3 : Putative function from multiple computational evidences): protein MRPCLSPGGAGFPSAGVLPRLRRSLLAWYRANGRDLPWRHTKDPYRIWLSEIMLQQTQVHTVIPYYQKFIERFPDCRALAKAPRDAVLKAWENLGYYSRARALHEAANRICQMYDGRLPEDRAALMALPGIGPYTAGAILSIAFGQPVPAIDGNVRRILCRLGCIRQPPGQREARKAIESAAAALVPTGDPGAFNQALMDLGAAVCTPRRPECAFCPVEEHCLARREGLEADLPTAARVRRTPIRKMALGVVSNAEGALLMLKRPGKGLLGGLWRFPGWEAAPGESDREALRRGMKADLGLAVPEAEFFGEVSHAYTHFSLKVRLFRWMWDPSQGMPGDGIEWRWAAGAGLAELPVSKLERKILAAAFPGGSEPHLE, encoded by the coding sequence GTGAGGCCGTGCCTGTCGCCAGGGGGGGCGGGGTTCCCTTCTGCCGGGGTGCTGCCGCGTCTGAGACGAAGCCTGCTGGCGTGGTACCGGGCCAACGGGCGCGACCTGCCTTGGAGGCACACGAAGGATCCCTACCGCATCTGGCTCTCGGAGATCATGCTGCAGCAGACCCAGGTCCACACGGTAATCCCCTATTACCAAAAATTCATCGAGCGGTTTCCCGACTGCCGGGCCTTGGCGAAGGCCCCCCGGGATGCGGTCCTCAAGGCGTGGGAGAATCTAGGCTACTACTCCCGCGCCCGCGCACTGCACGAGGCTGCGAATCGCATCTGCCAAATGTACGACGGGAGATTGCCCGAGGACAGGGCGGCCCTGATGGCCCTTCCGGGTATCGGCCCCTATACGGCCGGTGCGATCCTGAGCATCGCTTTCGGACAGCCGGTTCCGGCGATCGACGGCAATGTGCGGCGCATCCTGTGCCGGCTTGGGTGTATCAGACAGCCGCCGGGACAACGAGAGGCGCGGAAGGCCATCGAATCGGCGGCGGCAGCCTTGGTGCCAACGGGGGACCCCGGTGCCTTCAATCAGGCCCTGATGGACCTCGGCGCGGCCGTCTGCACCCCCAGGCGTCCGGAATGCGCTTTCTGCCCCGTCGAAGAGCATTGTCTTGCACGGCGAGAGGGCCTGGAGGCGGATCTGCCGACTGCGGCGAGGGTTCGCAGGACCCCGATCCGCAAGATGGCCTTGGGGGTGGTCAGCAATGCCGAGGGCGCCCTCCTGATGTTGAAGCGCCCCGGGAAAGGATTGCTGGGCGGTTTGTGGCGCTTCCCAGGATGGGAGGCTGCGCCGGGCGAATCCGACAGGGAGGCGCTCCGGCGGGGGATGAAGGCGGATCTTGGCCTGGCCGTGCCGGAGGCGGAATTTTTCGGGGAGGTCTCCCATGCCTATACCCATTTCAGCTTGAAAGTCCGCCTCTTCAGGTGGATGTGGGATCCGTCCCAGGGAATGCCGGGTGACGGGATCGAGTGGCGTTGGGCGGCAGGGGCCGGGCTGGCGGAACTCCCGGTCTCGAAACTGGAAAGGAAGATCCTGGCCGCGGCTTTCCCTGGGGGCTCTGAACCACACCTTGAATAA
- the rarA gene encoding Replication-associated recombination protein A, with translation MSGMSADRKGAPLAEKMRPAALEEMVGQGHLLGPDRPLARALESGRISSVILWGPPGSGKTTLARLMERYSRLPFRSFSAVTSGVKELREVVEAAQKEKERSGRATLLFVDEIHRLNKAQQDAFLPHLENGLIVLVGATTENPSFEVIAPLLSRARVMTLKPLSDQDIRRLLERALADGEKGLGEMGLQLTPEALDFLVSLSQGDARVALNDLEAAADYHLAGPEPDKPLGTEELEQALSRKALAYDKAGEEHYNLISAFHKSLRGGDAQAAVYWLYRMLEAGEDALFIARRMIRFASEDVGLADPQALPAALAAFEAWEKVGPPEARLALMQAAVYLAAAPKSNALYMAEKRVRAAIEQHGALSVPLHIRNAPTRLMKELGYGKGYLYPHDYPGALVAQTYLPDKLMEAVFYTPAQRGFEREVDRRLASFKRLLKKKEEA, from the coding sequence TTGAGCGGCATGTCTGCAGATCGAAAGGGTGCCCCGCTCGCTGAGAAAATGCGCCCCGCCGCTTTGGAGGAGATGGTGGGGCAGGGGCATCTCCTGGGCCCGGACAGGCCTCTGGCAAGGGCCCTGGAATCCGGGCGTATCAGTTCGGTCATCCTCTGGGGGCCTCCCGGTAGCGGCAAGACGACGCTCGCGAGACTCATGGAGCGGTACAGCCGATTGCCATTCCGTTCATTTTCGGCGGTCACCTCCGGCGTCAAGGAACTGCGTGAGGTCGTGGAGGCGGCTCAGAAGGAAAAGGAGCGCAGCGGCAGGGCTACGCTTCTTTTTGTGGACGAGATCCACCGCTTGAACAAGGCTCAGCAGGACGCCTTTCTCCCCCACCTGGAAAACGGCCTGATCGTCCTGGTCGGGGCGACGACCGAGAATCCTTCTTTCGAAGTGATCGCCCCGCTTCTTTCAAGGGCGCGGGTGATGACGCTGAAGCCCTTGTCGGATCAGGATATCCGGAGACTCTTGGAACGTGCGCTGGCAGATGGGGAGAAGGGGCTCGGGGAAATGGGGTTGCAATTGACCCCGGAGGCGCTCGATTTTCTGGTGAGTCTTTCGCAGGGCGATGCCCGTGTGGCCCTGAACGATCTCGAGGCGGCCGCCGATTACCACCTGGCCGGTCCTGAACCTGATAAGCCCCTGGGGACCGAGGAATTGGAACAGGCCCTCAGCCGGAAGGCGTTGGCATACGACAAGGCCGGGGAGGAGCACTACAACCTGATCTCCGCTTTTCACAAGAGTCTGAGGGGAGGGGATGCCCAGGCGGCGGTCTATTGGCTGTACCGGATGCTTGAAGCGGGCGAGGACGCCCTGTTCATCGCCCGCCGCATGATCCGCTTCGCATCGGAGGACGTCGGGCTCGCTGACCCGCAGGCTCTGCCGGCCGCATTGGCTGCGTTCGAGGCGTGGGAGAAGGTCGGCCCGCCCGAGGCGCGGCTGGCGCTGATGCAGGCCGCCGTCTATCTGGCTGCAGCGCCGAAGAGCAATGCCCTCTATATGGCCGAGAAGCGGGTTCGTGCTGCGATCGAGCAGCATGGAGCGCTTTCGGTTCCCCTGCATATCCGCAACGCCCCGACCCGTCTGATGAAGGAACTCGGCTACGGGAAGGGCTACCTGTATCCCCACGACTACCCCGGTGCCCTGGTCGCCCAGACCTATCTGCCGGACAAGCTCATGGAGGCGGTCTTTTACACCCCTGCGCAGCGGGGGTTCGAACGGGAGGTCGACCGGCGCCTCGCTTCCTTCAAAAGACTCCTCAAGAAGAAGGAGGAGGCGTGA
- a CDS encoding putative Histidine kinase (Evidence 3 : Putative function from multiple computational evidences; Product type e : enzyme), with amino-acid sequence MVEEAGLCAKMVGQGLPPADMLVYNRILEGRIMKHHERLQKDIARLKEKLVQANSEIRQLRKSLDAANGLLEAVPVAVAVVQDGKIVINNKAAEAGLGVDSGQLQGLSFMDFVHPDCAKEVSAIHHKRSIGKVAPDRYRADLVDKNGRRVLCEVFVRKILHTGRRAFLLGVIECGERALSEAELLRAERVGGALDLARVVTSEAGPLVEMLLDEIGQASGGGAQSDRSQGSAPEPLRRGVQVLRQVEKFSRAAAVGGEKHPRALKNLVQEALEEACIDWRRRTGSENGGPKIQTHLRTDVHVQGNGAHLKEAFAAVIENALEAVGKSGEVHVSMEENLGHAWVYVLDNGPGMSETVRQRVFEPFFTTRDGGRLGMGLPLASSVFNRHGGAIELVSPPGGGTQVVMQLPAVAAPRTVGARACSSRLKGQEVLVCSDDAMIRRLLCEVLNDKGCRVREASRLQQVLRAPRRGRYDMLVMDADNKEWDPAILLPRLRKKNLGTLLVVLKTKGRQPGQARMKELGADLIAFKPLHLDGLMRAISTSLGREDKQL; translated from the coding sequence GTGGTCGAGGAGGCAGGCCTTTGTGCAAAAATGGTCGGACAAGGCCTTCCGCCGGCTGATATGCTTGTTTACAACCGGATTTTAGAGGGGCGTATAATGAAGCATCATGAGCGACTTCAGAAGGACATAGCCCGTTTGAAGGAAAAACTCGTTCAGGCCAACAGCGAGATCAGGCAGCTCAGAAAGTCCCTCGATGCGGCAAACGGTCTTCTGGAGGCTGTCCCTGTCGCCGTTGCAGTGGTGCAAGACGGGAAGATCGTTATAAACAACAAGGCGGCGGAGGCAGGTCTCGGCGTGGACTCTGGCCAGCTTCAGGGCCTGTCCTTCATGGACTTCGTGCATCCGGACTGCGCGAAGGAAGTCAGCGCCATCCACCACAAGCGATCGATAGGCAAGGTGGCGCCGGACCGCTATCGTGCCGATCTGGTCGACAAGAATGGCCGGCGCGTCTTGTGCGAGGTCTTCGTGCGGAAGATCCTTCACACGGGGCGGCGGGCCTTTCTTCTGGGCGTCATCGAGTGCGGGGAACGGGCCTTGAGTGAAGCCGAGCTTCTGCGCGCTGAGAGGGTTGGAGGGGCCCTGGATCTCGCCAGGGTGGTGACGTCTGAAGCGGGTCCGCTTGTGGAGATGCTTCTCGATGAAATAGGCCAAGCTTCCGGGGGCGGCGCACAGTCCGACCGCTCACAGGGTTCTGCCCCGGAGCCCCTGAGGCGGGGAGTGCAGGTCCTGCGACAGGTCGAGAAGTTTTCTCGCGCTGCGGCGGTCGGCGGAGAGAAGCATCCTCGGGCCTTGAAGAATCTGGTCCAGGAGGCACTTGAAGAGGCGTGTATCGACTGGCGCCGGCGCACCGGCTCCGAAAACGGGGGGCCGAAGATCCAAACGCATCTGCGGACGGATGTCCATGTGCAGGGGAATGGGGCGCATCTGAAAGAGGCCTTCGCCGCGGTCATCGAAAACGCCCTCGAAGCGGTGGGTAAAAGTGGAGAAGTTCATGTTTCCATGGAGGAGAATCTTGGTCATGCCTGGGTCTATGTACTGGACAACGGGCCGGGGATGAGCGAAACGGTGAGGCAGAGGGTTTTCGAGCCCTTTTTTACGACGAGGGATGGCGGCCGCCTCGGTATGGGCCTTCCGTTGGCCTCTAGCGTGTTCAATCGACACGGGGGGGCCATTGAACTGGTCAGCCCGCCCGGCGGGGGAACCCAGGTCGTGATGCAGTTGCCCGCAGTGGCCGCGCCCAGGACGGTGGGGGCCCGTGCATGCTCCAGCAGGCTGAAAGGGCAAGAGGTGCTGGTGTGCTCGGACGACGCGATGATCAGACGCCTTCTCTGTGAGGTTTTGAATGACAAGGGATGCCGGGTGAGGGAGGCCTCCCGTCTTCAACAGGTGCTGAGGGCGCCCCGCAGAGGGCGCTACGACATGCTGGTGATGGATGCAGACAATAAGGAATGGGACCCTGCGATCCTTCTGCCCAGGCTTCGTAAAAAGAATCTCGGGACGTTGCTGGTGGTGCTCAAGACGAAGGGCCGTCAGCCGGGACAGGCACGTATGAAGGAGTTGGGAGCGGATTTGATTGCCTTCAAACCGCTGCATCTGGACGGGCTGATGCGTGCCATCAGCACGTCGCTGGGCCGGGAGGACAAGCAGCTTTGA
- the dnaE gene encoding DNA polymerase III subunit alpha produces the protein MTAPNPFVHLHVHTEFSLLDGAIRIGQMLDKASTLGMNAVAVTDHGNMFGTVQFSQQAAKAGIKPIIGCEVYLAPGDRRDRSPAPDGSPNAYHLILLVMNLEGYRNLCRLVTLGHLEGFYYHPRVDMALLKEHNKGLIALSACLKGVVPHLIQQGRMEAAREKALELAAIFDHDRFFLEVQANRMPEQIALNRALRELSGGLSLPLAATNDCHYLNRADAEAHDVLLCIQTGKTLEDEKRMRFPSDEFYFKSQEEMAADLPDFEDALAHTAGIAERCNFELELGRYKYPVFHLPEGQSLEERLTEDAEKGLESRFEEFEAEGRAPSADLIGTYRERLDYELGVIKKMGFSGYFLIVADFIEYARRKQIPVGPGRGSAAGSLAAYCLRITNIDPIRYGLLFERFLNPQRISMPDIDIDFCINGREEVIQYVTEKYGRDSVGQIITFGTMKARAAIRDVGRSLNIPLKDVDRIAKLVPEGPRVTLEQALAEEPELRKLEQSDPAVRKLLTISRSLEGLSRHASTHASGVVISDRPLVEYLPLFKGARDEIMTQFTMDRIEQLGLIKFDFLGLKTLTVIRQALDLIQQTTGRELDLEKIPLDDPASYQLCCEGKTTGVFQLESSGMKELLRRLKPGVFEDMVALVALYRPGPLGSNMVEDFINGKHGHTRIRYPLPQLEPILKETYGVILYQEQVMKIAQVLADYSLAEADELRKAIGKKKVEVMAQHQNRFTEGAAKNGVDPAKAENLFNLIEKFGGYGFNKSHSAAYALIAYQTAYLKAHFPVEFMAALLTQDMGNQDKTIKNIAECREMGIRILPPDINESQADFSVIDGKIRFGLAAVKNVGLKAIEVVIEERRNSGPFADLFDFCRRVESSKVSKRVIECLIQCGAFDFTGQFRSRLFAGLEDVLKRCGKHSDPNQLSIFAAIETQNGGPSSLVELPEIDEWPEKERLAREKEALGFYITGHPLDRFQQVAGRVADCTVQELSTKEDKSLVKIAGVVGELKLKRTKKGDRMAVFQLEDLTGSMEVVLFPEPFARCSALLKGDDPILVCGPVEIGESSTKIIAQEIEALSAARQRCVKAMAIRLAEKEISRPLIEDLRNIVFRYPGSCRLLFAVTSPEGGEIRIAAHERFRVQPCPELLGEIQTLVGAGRHEFFFDQPAADQHPAPSA, from the coding sequence GTGACAGCCCCAAACCCCTTCGTCCATCTCCATGTACACACCGAATTCAGCCTGCTCGACGGGGCCATCCGGATCGGACAGATGCTCGACAAGGCTTCGACGCTCGGGATGAACGCTGTAGCGGTGACCGATCACGGGAACATGTTCGGAACCGTCCAGTTCTCGCAGCAGGCAGCCAAAGCCGGCATCAAGCCCATTATCGGATGCGAGGTCTACCTCGCCCCGGGCGACCGGCGCGACCGCTCTCCGGCCCCGGATGGCAGCCCGAACGCGTACCACCTGATCCTGCTCGTCATGAATCTGGAAGGGTATCGCAACCTGTGCCGCCTGGTGACACTCGGCCACCTCGAAGGCTTTTACTACCACCCCCGCGTGGATATGGCGCTCCTGAAGGAGCATAATAAGGGGCTCATCGCCCTGTCGGCGTGCCTCAAAGGCGTCGTTCCCCACCTCATCCAGCAGGGCAGGATGGAGGCGGCCCGTGAAAAGGCATTGGAATTGGCGGCGATCTTCGATCACGACCGGTTTTTCCTGGAGGTCCAGGCGAATCGCATGCCCGAACAGATCGCCTTGAACCGCGCCCTCAGAGAGCTCTCCGGCGGCCTGTCCCTGCCTCTGGCGGCGACGAACGATTGCCACTACCTCAACCGGGCCGATGCCGAGGCCCATGACGTGCTCCTGTGCATCCAGACCGGCAAAACGCTCGAGGATGAAAAGCGCATGCGCTTCCCCTCCGACGAGTTCTACTTCAAATCCCAGGAGGAAATGGCCGCGGATCTGCCGGACTTCGAGGACGCCCTGGCCCACACTGCCGGGATCGCCGAGCGCTGCAACTTCGAGCTGGAGCTTGGCCGCTACAAGTACCCTGTCTTTCACCTCCCCGAAGGACAAAGCCTCGAAGAGCGATTGACCGAAGACGCCGAAAAGGGTCTGGAGTCCCGCTTCGAGGAGTTCGAAGCCGAAGGCCGCGCCCCTTCCGCCGACCTGATCGGAACCTACCGCGAAAGGCTCGACTATGAACTCGGCGTCATCAAGAAGATGGGTTTTTCCGGCTATTTCCTGATCGTCGCCGATTTCATCGAATATGCCCGCAGGAAGCAGATCCCGGTCGGTCCCGGCCGTGGATCGGCCGCCGGGTCTCTGGCCGCCTACTGCCTGCGGATCACGAATATCGACCCGATCCGCTACGGCCTGCTCTTCGAGCGCTTTCTCAATCCGCAGCGCATCAGCATGCCTGATATCGACATCGATTTCTGCATCAACGGCCGTGAAGAGGTCATTCAGTACGTCACCGAAAAGTACGGCCGGGACAGCGTCGGACAGATCATTACCTTCGGGACCATGAAGGCCCGCGCGGCAATCCGCGACGTCGGGCGCAGCCTCAACATCCCCCTCAAAGACGTCGACCGCATCGCCAAGCTCGTGCCGGAAGGCCCGCGCGTAACGCTCGAACAGGCCCTTGCGGAAGAGCCCGAGCTTCGTAAACTGGAGCAGAGCGACCCTGCTGTCCGCAAGCTCCTGACCATCTCCCGTTCGCTCGAAGGACTCTCCCGCCACGCCTCGACGCACGCCTCCGGTGTCGTGATCTCCGACCGGCCCCTCGTCGAGTACCTGCCGCTTTTCAAAGGGGCGCGGGACGAAATCATGACCCAGTTTACCATGGACCGGATCGAGCAGCTCGGGCTGATCAAGTTCGATTTTCTGGGTCTGAAGACCTTGACCGTGATCCGGCAGGCCCTGGATCTGATCCAGCAAACCACCGGCAGAGAGCTGGATCTGGAAAAGATCCCCCTGGACGACCCGGCGAGTTATCAGCTCTGCTGCGAGGGGAAGACGACGGGGGTCTTCCAGCTGGAAAGCTCCGGTATGAAGGAGCTGCTGCGGCGCCTCAAACCCGGCGTTTTCGAGGACATGGTGGCCCTGGTGGCCCTCTATCGGCCGGGGCCATTGGGAAGCAACATGGTCGAGGATTTCATCAACGGGAAGCACGGCCACACCAGGATCCGATACCCGCTTCCTCAGCTCGAGCCGATCCTGAAGGAGACCTACGGGGTGATCCTGTATCAGGAACAGGTGATGAAGATCGCCCAGGTGCTCGCCGACTACAGCCTCGCCGAGGCGGATGAACTGCGCAAGGCCATCGGCAAGAAAAAGGTCGAGGTCATGGCGCAGCACCAGAACCGCTTTACCGAAGGCGCAGCCAAGAACGGGGTGGATCCGGCCAAGGCAGAAAACCTCTTCAATCTGATCGAGAAGTTCGGCGGCTACGGCTTCAACAAATCCCACTCAGCCGCCTACGCCCTGATCGCCTACCAGACGGCCTACCTGAAGGCGCATTTTCCGGTGGAGTTCATGGCCGCCCTTCTGACCCAGGACATGGGGAACCAGGACAAGACCATCAAGAACATCGCCGAGTGCCGCGAGATGGGGATCCGGATCCTGCCCCCCGATATCAATGAGAGCCAGGCGGATTTTTCGGTGATCGACGGTAAAATCCGCTTCGGTCTCGCAGCGGTCAAGAATGTGGGCCTCAAGGCGATCGAGGTCGTCATCGAAGAAAGGAGGAACAGCGGCCCCTTCGCCGATCTTTTCGACTTCTGCCGCCGCGTGGAAAGCAGCAAAGTCTCGAAGCGGGTAATCGAATGCTTGATTCAATGCGGGGCGTTCGACTTTACCGGCCAGTTCCGTTCGAGGCTTTTCGCGGGGCTCGAGGATGTCCTCAAGCGCTGCGGCAAACACAGCGATCCGAACCAGCTCAGCATCTTCGCTGCCATCGAGACACAGAACGGCGGTCCGTCGAGCCTCGTGGAGCTTCCCGAGATCGACGAATGGCCCGAAAAAGAGAGATTGGCCCGCGAAAAGGAAGCCCTCGGATTCTATATCACCGGCCATCCCCTGGACCGCTTTCAACAGGTGGCGGGCAGGGTCGCCGACTGCACCGTGCAGGAGCTTTCAACGAAGGAAGATAAATCCCTGGTCAAAATCGCCGGCGTCGTCGGGGAGCTCAAGTTGAAACGCACCAAGAAAGGCGACAGGATGGCTGTCTTCCAACTCGAAGATCTGACCGGCTCCATGGAGGTCGTGCTCTTCCCGGAGCCCTTCGCCCGCTGCAGCGCCCTCTTGAAAGGGGACGATCCCATCCTGGTCTGCGGACCGGTGGAGATCGGCGAAAGCTCCACAAAGATCATCGCTCAGGAGATCGAGGCCCTCAGCGCCGCCCGGCAGCGGTGCGTCAAGGCTATGGCCATCCGTCTGGCCGAAAAGGAGATCAGCCGCCCGTTGATCGAGGACTTGCGCAACATCGTTTTCCGCTACCCCGGGAGCTGCCGCCTGCTCTTCGCGGTCACCTCGCCAGAGGGCGGCGAGATACGGATCGCCGCCCACGAGCGCTTCCGGGTTCAGCCCTGCCCCGAACTCCTGGGGGAGATTCAAACGCTCGTGGGAGCCGGCCGTCACGAGTTCTTTTTCGACCAACCGGCGGCCGATCAGCACCCCGCTCCCTCCGCCTGA
- a CDS encoding hypothetical protein (Evidence 5 : Unknown function), which produces MSYTKEDLKQKLLQMYPEIAKYGLSMDLVMDEGKDAWVVTFQKGPHQRHAFLNRKDADSCMEGNVCIYLGVLIGQYVRDLEEEMGGR; this is translated from the coding sequence ATGAGCTACACGAAAGAGGATCTCAAACAAAAGCTTTTGCAGATGTATCCCGAGATCGCCAAATACGGCCTGTCCATGGATCTCGTAATGGACGAGGGCAAAGACGCCTGGGTGGTGACTTTTCAGAAGGGGCCTCATCAGCGGCATGCCTTCCTGAACCGGAAGGATGCCGATTCGTGCATGGAGGGAAACGTCTGCATCTACCTTGGTGTGTTGATCGGTCAGTACGTACGGGATCTGGAAGAGGAAATGGGCGGCCGGTGA
- the fadB gene encoding putative enoyl-CoA hydratase (Evidence 3 : Putative function from multiple computational evidences), with amino-acid sequence MPTVMMEIRAQTAVLTLNRPDKRNALNARLRAELREQLERIEASRQIRAVVVTGAGEAFAAGADIAAMQSYTPADAQAAAEEGCALFAFMEEMRVPIIAAVNGWALGGGCELALACDMRICAPEARFGQPELRLGLIPAYGALFRLPRLVGPAKAKEMVYTGRLLDARESLEAGLVSEIIPRDHLLQRAFELADAVSPAALAVSAAKTILNRAFDLTRAETDAFAASLYADLYRSEDLHEGLSAFLEKRKPQFKGR; translated from the coding sequence ATGCCCACTGTTATGATGGAAATTCGCGCGCAGACCGCGGTCCTCACCCTGAACCGTCCGGACAAGCGCAATGCACTGAATGCCCGACTGCGCGCCGAACTTCGGGAGCAACTGGAGCGTATCGAGGCTAGCCGGCAAATCCGTGCAGTCGTCGTCACCGGCGCCGGCGAGGCCTTTGCGGCAGGCGCCGACATCGCCGCCATGCAGAGCTACACCCCTGCGGATGCGCAGGCTGCAGCAGAAGAGGGCTGCGCGCTCTTCGCCTTTATGGAAGAAATGCGCGTTCCCATCATTGCGGCCGTCAACGGCTGGGCCCTCGGCGGGGGATGTGAACTCGCCCTGGCATGCGATATGCGGATCTGTGCACCGGAGGCCCGTTTCGGTCAACCGGAACTTCGTCTGGGGCTCATCCCGGCCTACGGGGCCCTTTTCCGCCTGCCTCGCCTGGTGGGCCCTGCCAAGGCCAAAGAAATGGTCTATACCGGCCGGCTCCTGGATGCGCGGGAGTCCCTCGAAGCAGGGCTTGTCAGTGAAATCATCCCCCGGGACCATCTCCTGCAGCGAGCATTCGAACTGGCTGACGCCGTTTCCCCCGCTGCCCTGGCCGTCAGCGCGGCCAAGACTATCCTCAACCGCGCCTTCGATCTCACGCGCGCCGAAACCGATGCCTTCGCCGCCTCCCTGTACGCCGATCTTTACCGATCCGAAGACCTGCATGAAGGTCTGAGCGCCTTCCTCGAGAAGCGCAAACCCCAGTTCAAGGGACGGTGA
- a CDS encoding conserved hypothetical protein (Evidence 4 : Unknown function but conserved in other organisms), translated as MEDIRTKPFLDPEDVLSLGFIRNPPVYVFRRYPRAGLRSHILAVLDPVDVRREREGLVQDGVRVFPKAKPLKILRIFRTRFPGLREAEEEIAGVKQVIRFLGPECLALSEEFLVSCRFEGTPEILLCGLQEYVEGAVLDPWAELSDQRLQNLVRLITRETERTDGVPVEGIQVEAVKEKARIFVARTRRLAAEAALFPDLSGVGNLLVDRSGAVRLVDINNISRRPPEGVVPLDDQGYPVWDKSIEALFRIEQWAAGRAPSMDAEPYLYLADPDRRRRVHELERRFTEGRDGGLSTYGHAGLPVTVP; from the coding sequence ATGGAGGACATTCGCACCAAGCCGTTTTTGGATCCGGAAGACGTCCTGTCGCTCGGCTTCATCCGAAACCCGCCGGTCTACGTTTTCAGACGGTACCCCAGGGCCGGGCTGCGCTCCCATATTCTGGCGGTGCTCGATCCGGTGGATGTCCGGCGCGAGAGGGAGGGGCTTGTGCAGGACGGCGTGAGGGTTTTTCCCAAGGCGAAGCCCCTGAAGATCCTGCGGATATTCAGGACTCGGTTTCCCGGGCTCCGGGAGGCCGAAGAAGAGATTGCGGGCGTGAAGCAGGTGATCCGGTTCCTGGGTCCGGAGTGTCTGGCCCTTTCGGAAGAATTCCTGGTCAGTTGCCGCTTCGAAGGCACTCCGGAGATTCTGCTGTGCGGCCTGCAGGAGTATGTGGAAGGAGCGGTGCTCGACCCCTGGGCCGAACTCTCCGATCAACGGTTGCAGAACCTTGTGCGGCTGATCACGCGTGAGACCGAGCGGACGGATGGGGTCCCGGTAGAAGGCATTCAGGTCGAGGCCGTAAAAGAAAAGGCGCGGATCTTCGTCGCAAGGACTAGGCGGCTTGCCGCCGAGGCCGCCCTGTTCCCCGATCTGTCGGGTGTGGGCAATCTGCTCGTCGATAGGTCAGGCGCGGTCCGCCTGGTGGATATCAACAACATCTCGAGGCGCCCCCCTGAGGGGGTGGTGCCCCTGGATGACCAGGGTTATCCCGTCTGGGACAAGTCGATCGAGGCCCTCTTCAGGATCGAGCAGTGGGCTGCCGGCCGGGCGCCCTCGATGGACGCGGAGCCGTATCTTTACCTGGCCGATCCGGATCGCCGACGGAGAGTCCATGAGCTCGAAAGACGCTTCACCGAGGGGCGGGACGGGGGTTTGTCGACCTATGGGCACGCCGGCCTTCCGGTCACCGTCCCTTGA